Within the Pseudomonadota bacterium genome, the region GCAGACGCTCAACACCTGCCCCCAGTCCTGCGTTCTCGTGAACAGTTGGCCGAGGTCGCGGGCGCTCTCGTAGATCTGCCTTCGCGCTACGAGCACCGTGATCACCATCACCAGCAGCAGATAGGGCTCGAGCGCCGGCATGAGGGGGATATTGACCAAGGCGTGCGCGATGATCGGCGGTATCAGCGAGCCCGTGCGATACACGGCGTACCCCCACAGCACCGAGCCGTACACCAACGTCAGGAGATTGCCCACGGAGAGCAGATCGGCGCGGTGGTACTGCGTGTGGGCGACGGCGAACAGCACGCCCATCACCACCAAGGCCCCGCCGGGCGAGAAGGACTCGCGCAGGCGCCCGAGCAGGTAGCCCCGCGCCATGAACTCCTCGACCAGCGGCACCACGAGGAAACTCGATACCGCCATGAACAGCCAGAAGTCCGCGTCCCACGGCACCTCTTCCATCAGGCGCCAGAAGGGAAGCCCCGGGCCGAGGTCGAAGGCCTGGTCTGCCAGGCTGAGTAAGACCGACGGGAGATGGGCCACAGCGTAGAGCACTAGGCCGTGCTGAATCAGCTGTTGGGGGCTACGAGCACCCAGGCTGACGCCGTAGCTCGCGAGGCGCCGCCGGTGGCGAACCCAGCCGATCAACGCCACGACCAGAAAGGCCAAGCCGTAACGCAGGGCGTGCCAACTGGCCTCCGCGCCCGCCGCGCCGCGGAAGTCCGCCTCACCCTGTTCCGGGAACAGGTAGGCGTCGGCGTCCGTCAGCCCCAGCAGGGAGAACAACACGCGGGCCAGGAGCGTAAGCGCGAGCAGCACGAAGATCACCTCGCCGACAGCGGCGAGGCGACGCAGGAGAGCCGCCCTGCCGCCTTCAGCGATCGGGGTCATGGCGATCCAGGCGTTTGCGGGGTCGGGCATCTGTGGCGTTCCAGCAGCAGCGCGGATATCTATGGGATGCGGCAACTCACCGTTTGGTTTGCGCGGCGGTCAGCGAGTCGAGCCAGGCGGCCATCGCGTCGAAGTACCCGTCGCAGGCGGGTGCGTCAGGGCCTAACGGCTCGTGGATGGCCCCGGTCACGCTCTCTCGCATGATGTGATTGCAGTTATCCAGGTAGACCGTGGTGAGCTGCATGGATCCCTTCTTCGATGCTCTCGCGTAGAGCTCGCCCGTGGCCTTCCAGTCGACCTGCGTGTCGAGGCGACCAAGGACGGCCATGACGGGGATCGATAACCCGCTCAGGGTCTCTTCCAGGTTAGCGTCCATCACCGCCAGATTGGTGTGCTCGTCGAAGGTGAAAGCACCGGACTGATAGAAGGACTGGATGTTGATCAACCCCTCTTCAGTCATCTCGAATCCGTTCGCATTGAAGTAGGGATCCGCAATCAGGTGTTCGGTCTTGGCGTTGAACTCCTCCAGCGAACCCCCTCGAACCAGTATCCGCTGATAGTCATCCCATTCGGACATCAGGAGCGCGATCTGCTCCTCGCTACGCCCCTCCGCTCGCAGGTTCGCTTCCAGCATGTAGCGGCCGTTGTCGAGTTCGGTTGTGCCGCTCACGGAAATCCAAAACTTGATGTCGCCGTACAGCTGCGACAGCTCCGGCACGATCCAGCCCGCACGGCTGATCCCCCAAACCCCTAGGTGCGCCGAGTTGGGCAGATCGAGCTCATCGATCGCCGTGATCGCCGCGACGGCCTCCTGCGCACTACTGAGAATGCTCTGATGGTGATCGTATTCCCCCTCGCTCGCGCCGCATCCCGCCTTGTCCCAATAGGCAACGCTATACGCTTGCTCGACAAAGAACTCACGCGTATCCCGGAATTGATTCCCACCCACGAAGTTAGTCCGGCCGTGCCCGGGAATGATGATGATCACGCCCTTGGCGTTGGTTCGCGGGATGACGACTTCACCGGCATACGCCACATCTTGATAGGTGAAGTGAAAGGGCCGCTTCTGGGCCTCATGCGCCCCGTTGGCCGAGGCCGCCCCCAACGCAAGCGCAAAGGCCAGAGTGATCTTTAACATGTGCCCTCCCAGGCGAGACGCTTCAAAACCCTGTTGGATGCACCCTCCGATCGATCGGTTCTGTTGGGTCTCGGATTGACTCGCTCCGGTCAGGGGCTGCTGGCGGCCTAGGGGCTCTCCACCTCGAAGCGTTCGGGCCGACGGAACACCTTGGCTGGCGTCACCCCGTAGGCATTGCGAAAACTGTGGCTGAAGTGGGCACTATCCGAGAAGCCGGCCTCGAGCGCGGCGTGGGTGAGGGTATCGCACCGATGCAAGGCACGCTGGGCGACGAGCAAACGGTGCCAGGTGCGATAGCGTCGATAGGGCATCTGCATCTGCTGACCGAACACCGCAAGTAGGCGCGACGCAGAGATTCCTGCATGCGCGGCCAACTCCTCCTGGCGAAAATTCCTGGCGGGTTCGCGGCGTATCAATGCAAGTACGCCCCGAATCCTATGGTCCAGCGCGGGCGCTTGCCTATCGACCGCTCGCAGGCGCTCGTCCAGAGCCGCCTGCGCCTCATCCCGTGAGGCCATCGACTCGTAAAGCCCCTGCATGCACTGCACCCACTCCTCCCCCTCACTCACGGCAAGGCGCACCGTGCTCAGAGGGAATGATTGCGCAACGGTGTGATAGTCGATGCTGTCGCGCTCGATGAAGAGCTTCGCGTCCACCAGTCCATCGAAATCGACCACGTGCTCGGTGTTTGGCGCGACAAAGGCGACCCGTGCGCGACGCGGTGCACTCCCGGTCACGGCAATGGTGAATGGCGCATACACGCCCACATGCAG harbors:
- a CDS encoding AraC family transcriptional regulator translates to MGRILTPQHRQIYLWRHRTLCMGPSNSLAPRRYGAGALHVGVYAPFTIAVTGSAPRRARVAFVAPNTEHVVDFDGLVDAKLFIERDSIDYHTVAQSFPLSTVRLAVSEGEEWVQCMQGLYESMASRDEAQAALDERLRAVDRQAPALDHRIRGVLALIRREPARNFRQEELAAHAGISASRLLAVFGQQMQMPYRRYRTWHRLLVAQRALHRCDTLTHAALEAGFSDSAHFSHSFRNAYGVTPAKVFRRPERFEVESP
- a CDS encoding CPBP family intramembrane glutamic endopeptidase, producing the protein MPDPANAWIAMTPIAEGGRAALLRRLAAVGEVIFVLLALTLLARVLFSLLGLTDADAYLFPEQGEADFRGAAGAEASWHALRYGLAFLVVALIGWVRHRRRLASYGVSLGARSPQQLIQHGLVLYAVAHLPSVLLSLADQAFDLGPGLPFWRLMEEVPWDADFWLFMAVSSFLVVPLVEEFMARGYLLGRLRESFSPGGALVVMGVLFAVAHTQYHRADLLSVGNLLTLVYGSVLWGYAVYRTGSLIPPIIAHALVNIPLMPALEPYLLLVMVITVLVARRQIYESARDLGQLFTRTQDWGQVLSVCLLLVAFGATLRIPNAPYLWLLAFVALFLVSLRTHSRWSSGEVSYPLH